In the Nomascus leucogenys isolate Asia chromosome 5, Asia_NLE_v1, whole genome shotgun sequence genome, one interval contains:
- the GGACT gene encoding gamma-glutamylaminecyclotransferase isoform X1, giving the protein MSSSARMALVFLYGTLKRGQPNHRVLRNGAHGSAAFRARGRTLEPYPLVIAGEHNIPWLLHLPGSGRRVEGEVYAVDERMLRFLDDFESCPALYQRTVLRVQLLEDRTPGAEELPEPTAVQCFVYSRATFPPEWAQLPHHDSYDSEGPHGLRYNPRENR; this is encoded by the coding sequence CTCTGCCCGGATGGCCCTCGTCTTCTTGTACGGCACCCTAAAGCGGGGTCAGCCCAACCACAGGGTCCTGCGGAACGGTGCCCACGGCTCCGCAGCCTTTCGGGCGCGCGGCCGCACGCTGGAGCCCTACCCGCTGGTGATCGCGGGGGAGCACAACATCCCGTGGCTGCTGCACCTGCCCGGCTCGGGGCGCCGCGTGGAGGGCGAGGTCTACGCAGTAGACGAGCGGATGCTGCGCTTCCTGGACGACTTCGAGAGTTGCCCGGCCCTGTACCAGCGCACGGTGCTGCGGGTACAGCTGCTGGAGGACCGGACCCCGGGCGCAGAGGAGCTGCCGGAGCCCACCGCAGTGCAGTGCTTCGTGTACAGCAGGGCCACCTTCCCGCCGGAGTGGGCCCAGCTCCCGCACCATGACAGCTACGACTCCGAGGGGCCGCACGGGCTGCGCTACAACCCCCGGGAGAACAGATAA
- the GGACT gene encoding gamma-glutamylaminecyclotransferase isoform X2, with protein sequence MALVFLYGTLKRGQPNHRVLRNGAHGSAAFRARGRTLEPYPLVIAGEHNIPWLLHLPGSGRRVEGEVYAVDERMLRFLDDFESCPALYQRTVLRVQLLEDRTPGAEELPEPTAVQCFVYSRATFPPEWAQLPHHDSYDSEGPHGLRYNPRENR encoded by the coding sequence ATGGCCCTCGTCTTCTTGTACGGCACCCTAAAGCGGGGTCAGCCCAACCACAGGGTCCTGCGGAACGGTGCCCACGGCTCCGCAGCCTTTCGGGCGCGCGGCCGCACGCTGGAGCCCTACCCGCTGGTGATCGCGGGGGAGCACAACATCCCGTGGCTGCTGCACCTGCCCGGCTCGGGGCGCCGCGTGGAGGGCGAGGTCTACGCAGTAGACGAGCGGATGCTGCGCTTCCTGGACGACTTCGAGAGTTGCCCGGCCCTGTACCAGCGCACGGTGCTGCGGGTACAGCTGCTGGAGGACCGGACCCCGGGCGCAGAGGAGCTGCCGGAGCCCACCGCAGTGCAGTGCTTCGTGTACAGCAGGGCCACCTTCCCGCCGGAGTGGGCCCAGCTCCCGCACCATGACAGCTACGACTCCGAGGGGCCGCACGGGCTGCGCTACAACCCCCGGGAGAACAGATAA